AGGCAAGggtagcggtggtggtggtggggccaATGTTGGTCCCCtgctcccccttcctccgactAACGCGGCGCTTGTGAgaaaggcgagagagggggaggaaaagATGAGGTGGAGAGGCGAGCAACACCTGCAGCAATGGAggccgcggcgtccgctCTCATCCCTTTCTCAGCGGCGCTATCTCTGCTGCTTCCAGCGCCAAAAACAGCTACAAGACGGAAAACAgtcacccgcacacgcacatgggTGTAGTTCACTACCGGAAGATCACGCACGTGTGCCAGTCTTCGAGAGTCGAAAACggactgccgctgctgccgcgtccACAACTTCTGTTCCTGTTTCACTACCCGCTTCTCTTCGATAtggtacacacgcacacacgtgcacaccagTCCCGTGtaccgctgttgctgctcatTCCTCAAAGCGTGCAACTCGCAGCGGCTTGTACAGGCCCTGGATGCGATCTCTTCGCCCCGCTTCTCTGTCTCCGAAACACCGAAAGCGAAGCCGGCGCACGGCTGCGAGGGCAACCGAGAGTAAAAAACTGACGGATGATGCTCCGCCTCTCACGCCGCCGTCTCGCCGCGTCCACTGGCGGCTTCTCgtccgccgccttcaccggcgacgacggcggcacctACGAGAGACGCAAGGGtgagcaggagcggctgaAGCGCGATCATCAGCAGGAgggcgcggaggcgcaggaACGGCAGCCCCACAACGGAGGTGATGCCcagcacgcaggcacacctGTATCTGTCTCGATGTCATCATCGTCCTTCTGGGAGGAGCCGTGCTCCCCAAGTGGGTTTCACGGCAcaaggggcagcagcagcagtggcagtggcaccgccgccaatACTGCTGCAGCCGATGCGCCCCTTGCGCGACCGACGATTGACACGTACCGCGCGATGACAGACAGCGAGCTTATCGAGACACTGCGGACCCGCGACGAACAGATTCATCAACTACGTGCTATCTACGAGGGCTTCCACTACGAGGCGGACAAGCACTTTCGAAAAATGATCTTTGACTACCACGACAAGACGATGCAGCTGTCGCAGGTACACGGGCGCATGCAGCAGGCCTCGCTGCAGATCAACCGCGAGGCCCTTTCGAAGATGCGTGATGAGCAGGATATGATGACACGCGACAAGCGCATCATCTTCACCATCTGCACGCTATGGACGCTTATCTTCTGGGTGTGGGTACGCCGTCACTACGTGAAGCGGCGTGAGCTGGAGCTGGAGCCGCTGGATGGGCGGGAGTGGGCGCAGATGAGTCCCTccgtcaccggcgccggcagctACAACGAGAACGTTTTTGGCAGCAACAAGCGCAATGCGCGTTTTACTGAGACGGCGTGGGAGCGCGAACTGCGCGAGCGCCGTGAGGCGCAAAACCTGCGAGACCAGGAGGCCGCCCTTCTTCGGAACCAGATGGAGCTGCAGAAagctgtggcggcgcagcgggggcagccGCAAGCGTGTGCTGGTGACTCTTGATGCATgcaagagaggaggaggagggagagatgtGCACGACGATAATGCGCGAGTACGTGAGGCGCTCTCGTACACTTCTTAcacacctccgcctcgtcctATTCCTCCGTGGGCGGTACTGGAGGACGTCCTCTCGTTCTACCCCGCGGCCCTTCtccagccgctgcgcatgcGTCTGTCTGCGCGCTCATCGCAGACCCGCAGCAcgaggagcgagagggaaAGACCCACCACTGGAGGCAAGGGAGGTCGCGAAGCGCACGCAAGGGTGCGGGAAAGGAGAGTTGTatgggtggaggaggaggggggggaccCAGCGTCCCTCGCCCTCGGTGGAGACGAAGGCcgaggggaggcggggggggccTCTCGGTCTGCAGGATGGCGCTGCACTACGGTTTTTGCACGCCGCGCGCACTTTTCAGgatgcgtgggcgtgtgtgttcACTACTGCACTGCAGATGTTTGCAACTCTCGCTTCCCGTCTCCTGGCATTGCTccatgcacgcgcacacgcacgcacgcgcacaagaAAAACACAAGACAGCTCCCCGTATGGAGGCACTCGGCGCGGTCCTGCTCTCACcatctcccctctctctttccatCCGAATCTACACGGCTGCACATCACTGTTTCTCGGGAGGGCGTGCTTCCACGTGATGCCGACCTCAtccatcgtcgtcgtcgctgcgcctcctAACCGGACAACGGGAttgacgtgtgcgtgcacccATAAGTGTACACATGTGTAAGTCCACATCACAACGGCTCAACGACCTTGCTCGATCCATTCTCCCTCcgcctttccctccctccctcgctctcgctctcgctcttgctCGCTTTGAATCCTCGCTTGCCCTCACGTGTATGGAAGCAACCGTTGTCCATCAGGCCCcacctctcttttccttcacCTTCGTTATCCCATGAGCAACTCGGCCAAGTCGCCCTCCGGCCCCGTCGGTGATGAGGGGCAGCGCAACTACCCGATGTCAGCTCGTACCCTCGTCACACAGGAGCAGGTGtgggccgccacggcgaagTGCGCGAAGCGGATTGCAGAGGACTACAAGAGTTTTAATCTAACGGCCGACAACCCGCTCTACCTGCTGTGCGTGCTCAAGGGGAGCTTCATCTTCACGGCCGACCTCGCCCGTTTTCTCGCCGACGAGGGTGTCCCGGTGAAGGTGGAGTTCATCTGCGCTAGCTCGTACGGCGCGGGCGTGGAGACGTCGGGTCAGGTGCGCATGCTTCTCGACGTGCGCGACTCCGTGGAGAATCGCCATATTTTGATTGTCGAGGACATCGTTGACAGCGCCATCACGCTGCAGTATCTGATGCGGTTCATGCTCGCCAAGAAGCCGGCCTCGCTCAagacggtggtgctgctggacaaGCCGTCGGGGCGCaaggtggaggtgctggtCGACTACCCCGTCATCACGGTCCCGCACGCGTTTGTGATTGGCTACGGCATGGACTTCGCCGAGTCGTAccgcgagctgcgcgacatCTGCGTGCTCAAGAAGGAGTATTACGAGAAGCCGGAGAGCAAAGTGTAGCGCTGACGAGTTACCGCTCGTGTCGGCTGGCACACTTtgcccgcctctctccctctctctgcgctctttcacggacacgcacaccggcATGCCGGCAAGCGTGCACGTGGGATGGTGAAGGGGGCGAGGCCGCCAGtcacggctgcggctgcgcacacAAGTGGAGCCGACCACACCACGCGCGGCCTTTTCTTCGTTCTCTTACTTCTTCTTACCCCATTTGTGGTCTCAGCGGTGCTGTTACGGAGTagggagaggaggatggATGGCGAGCGAACCTGCGAGTGGGCGAGGGGAGGTGCGGGGCGGGAGCTGTACACGATGCCGCGACGCAGGCACATTGGCAGACCTTCTGCATGGGCCAGCACAAGGTAGGCGAAAGGCTGGGGTGgtgcaggggggaggggcggatgTGGCGTAGTGTCGTAAAGACTCAGGTGAGGGTGATGCTGAAGCGGGGcgaggggtgagggagaaCCGCGTATGCGGCGGCCATGACGCACGTGGTATGCGCCTGTTCAACCTGGCGCATCTGCTCAGCTCCACTGGGCTGCGCCGTGTTTTGCTCCTCCCCCTGATAGTTCCCTTGGCTACCCCTGTGCACATGTGTACGTTCTTCGCTGTCCCGCCGCCTCTTTTTTCCTGCAagccctctgcctctgtactgccccccccccccccgccgcccttccctttcctctgtTCTCGCAATACTCGATCCCATGTTatcgatatatatatatatatataacgTCCTCCATCCCCACcggcttcccctcccctcccccatcgcTCCACCGGCGCCTCTCCTTTCCGCTCGAGATGTTGACCTTCTGAGTAACAGAGCATGACCGAGAAAATAAAAATGAGAAGAGagcaccccccctccccccctccacacacaagATGCCCCCCACCGACCTCCGTGATGCCACTCATCACAGAcgtggctgtggcggcggctacTCTTCTTGCGGATGCGAATAAGTGATATCGTGTAGGTGGTCAACACAccagggcgtgtgtgtgtgcgtgttttcATGTCTAACGGACCCTACACACGTACATGCGTACACACGTGCTCATTATATTTCCTCGCCGATGGCAACGATTTTTCTTTGTCTAAAACTTTAACAAGGCAGGAGAGATGTTGATATCACACAATCTTTGGCCATGTTCAtgcatgtgcgcacgtgttGAGGCATCCCGCATGCGAAtagacccccccccccaccggGGGGAAgcgaggggaaggggtggggcgtgggtgggggagggagctcaccagctgcgccacggcggcctgGGCGAGGTTGCGCAGTGCCATCGGTGGCACGCCCCAGAAGAGCTGCACCTGAATCGTCGTCCCGCGACTGTAGGCAGGGAACAGCTTGCGctcctgcgccagctcccACACGGCGTGCTCCATCAGCGGCAGTGCGCGCGTGGGGTTGTGCTGCACTGCTCCAAAGAGCACGCCGCTGAACTGCTGGAGGTGCAGCATCTGGAACTCCACGTAGTGCAGCCCAGCCGACAAGTTGCTCCGCAGCATGTCCATGTACAGAAACTCGTGANNNNNNNNNNNNNNNNNNNNNNNNNNNNNNNNNNNNNNNNNNNNNNNNNNNNNNNNNNNNNNNNNNNNNNNNNNNNNNNNNNNNNNNNNNNNNNNNNNNNttctctctctgcttgtgtgcgtgtgtgtatacgCGTGCACGCAAGCTTATTCATGCATGTACGTGTAGAACGGGTTGCTGTGTCTCTGGTGCCTTCCCTCCTTTTCCTGTTCCTGTCTTACTGGCGGTCTCGCCGCCTTGCCTGTGTGCATGCACACATTCTCGTGGCgagaacacacacgcacgcacaaggtGGCGCTGGTACGAGCTTAcaacacacaggcaggcacGCTCTGCCGGATACAGAGCCAGCGGAGAGGTGCACCAATGAGAGAGGCTGTAGAGCCTGCAGAATGGACTCATGAAAAGACGGCGTTTGCAGAGGGGTGCGGGCGTGCCATCTGTCCAAACATGTgctacccccctccctcccctcgaCGCAAGATAGACGACCTTCCGCTTTCCCTCTGTCGCTCGCCCGTTTCCTCGAAACGCACGAGGCACACATGCTGAAGAGTGGTGACATGGCCTCTCCCtactctctcttcccctcttctctctcctcatgGCACGGCACTGCTTCATGCGCGGCGTGGGCGCTTGTGCTTTTCTTCTGATACACggtcgacacacacacacacacacacacacacgcacacacaccttaCCCAACACGCACGAATATCTGCACACATTCTCGGGCACCGATCCGTACATCAGGAAGAaggccctcccccctccccccgcgcgcACTTCACTTCCGCTCCCGCTCTGTCCGACTAAAACTGCTgcacagcacacgcgcacgcaacgGAGCGATAGACACGACAGCAATGCTACCAAGCCACAGTTGTAAAGGTTTCGTGGATGCCCAGGGCAGGGTCTTCGTGGATGGCCGCGAGTACCCCATGGCATCTGGCATTGTCGCCACGGAGGACGTGATCCAGACCAGGATCAAGGCCATGGCGCACACAATCGCGAAGGACTACAAGTTGCTCGGCCACCGCGACGTTCGTCTGTCACccagcacggcggccgccgcggaggcggcggaggcgccgaTCAGCTACGACAACCcgctcatcatcatctccgtGCTCAAGGGCAGCTACATCTTTACATCCGACTTCATCCGCTACCTTGGCGACTGCGGGCTGCCGCACGTTGTCGACTTCGTGCGCTTGGCCTCGTACAACTCGGGCACAAAGAGCACCGGCCAGATCTCGATGTTGGCAGGTCTCAAGTTCGAGAATCTACGCGGCAAGCACGTACTGATCGTCGAGGATGTGTGCGACTCGGGGCGCACGCTCCACTTCCTGCGCGATTACATAATGGAGAAGTTCCAGCCCAAGAGCATCAAGACACTCGTGATGGTGAACAAAGAACCGGCGGCGCGCAAGGTGGACTTCGATCCGGAGTACTTCTGCCTTGCCGGCCCCAACAAGTACATTGTCGGATACGGGTTCGAGGTGAATGATCGCTACCGTGACTTGCGTCACATCTTCATCCTGCGGGACGGGGAGGCGACCCGCTACCCTAACAAGCTCTGAGCTCGACGTCACCACCGGTGTGGGAGGGAaaggtggtggcggctgagTGAGCCGGAGTAAGAGAAGTAAAGGAGGCTGCGGAGaagacgcgtgcgcacgtgtgtatATCCCCAAATCTTCGAGGTGTGTGGCTTCCTGGTGCGGCTAGGACGGCGCTCGACGCAGGCCCAGCcccagaggaggaggggaggggggagggggaggagggtacAGTAGGGAAGAAGCACGTTTCTAATCGCAGCCACCACCCGCCCACACCGACGCGCGGGAGTGGGTGGCGGTTAACAGCGTAATGAGCTTTGAAAAGTGTGTTAAAGAGGCATCCTCCTATGTTTATTGGCATTCCTTTCTTCGGTCGTCGACGACGTGCGTGCTTGCATTCGCCTCCCCTCTGTATTTTCTGGTGCATCCGTGCTGTTCGACTTGGGTActgcggagctggcggaccAGCAGACAGAGGTCGGGGAAGGTAGGGATGGAGCTGGCCCGCGAGAGGTCAGGGAGGTGATGAGTGACTCTCGAGTATGCCTCCGTGCTCGCAGGCTCACACTTGGTGATGTGTCCAGTACTTCTTGCGTGGGCAGCGAGCGCGCTTCCGCGCATTTCTTGTACCTTCATCTCGCCACTCTCCCTCTTCACAAATTCGTTGACGCGTGGTGTCAAACGCCGTCTTTCTacgccacctcccccctcctcccctatCTCTCtacacacgcgtgtgcgtgtgagtgtgtcTCCCAGTTGTCTCGTGTCCTTCTGTGTGTTTTGTtcacgcccctcccccctctaaCCCCACGCCGGGAGTTGATCTGGCCGTGGGGGTGCTCTTTTCCGTGCCAGTTGATCGAGCGTTTCTCTGTGGGCgccgcccccttctcccccgtcctccctccccctccattGGCATTCCCATGCTCTTCACCTCTGGCGCactacccccctcccccaggTCGTCTATTTCCTTTCGCATCCAATGCTTGTCCTTTGCTGTTACGTTccggaggagaggggaggcggaggaggcggaggcggaggaggaggaggaggggccgcggcgccgccttgcCCGACTTCTTCTCCCTGTTGGTCTGGTCAACACGCACTCTTCTCGGGAGCTCTCCTTGACTTGACTACCTTGAATGGGTTTTgtgtacacgcacacgcgcatgcacacaggAAGTAAAGCACTGAGGCACACtagtgtgcgtgcgtgcgtgcgtgcgtgtgcgtgtgaccACCGTGCACTCCTCTGCCCTTCTCCCGCCCCGCCAGTGAGCTCACTGACAGAGCGACGAACACGCGCATAACGACCATAGCGAAAATGGACGCGTCGCGAGAGGCGGTCACACAAAGCCATCCACCACCGACATCGACGGAAAGAACGCAGAGGGATCTCAGGAGTCGCTCGCGACAACGGAGACCATGGAggccctcccaccccctccctccctctgggggtctctctcgctcacgTCTTGCTCTCGTCGTTGACACGTTGCCAACCACACACATATGCACAAGCGAAAGCCAAAGCCAGCGAgtgtgagggagagacgcCACAGGAGCGACGATGctcgtcgcctccgccgaccccattctctcccccctcccaccgccTCTTCCACAGCGTCGCTGCCACTTGTGCCTGCACCATAGGTGGTTATGCGAGATGGGGTGAGAgcgcaggagagggggggcgaCCCACGTAAGGCGCCCGGCGCCAGGGCAGGCGGAGGTGACGCCGACATGGGGCGcatctctcttccctctccatTTACTCAAGCTCCTTGCGCTTCCGTTTCCTGCCTTCGGGTCTCTTCTCGTGTTGCTGCCCCCCCTGCCCCCCATCCCatcccatcccccccccctctccatcacTTTGCTATCTCGCTGCGTCTATCGTGCGGGAGCGCACCGCAGCCCCCCAAAGGAAGGGACCACAAGACGGAAGTGTGAACGCACTGACCTTTGCGCAAGTACacgcttttttttgcccTCACCGCCACTCTCCACTCCAACTCCATCCGGGAGTGCATCCGGGtctcgacgacgacgacgaggaggagggggcagggtGGCCTCACCACCTCTCttcccatctctctccccaaGCGCAAACGGCGCACACATATCggaggcgtgcgcgccggccgcgccttcttcgcttctttctttttctcccaTTTTCCTTTCGTCACTGTCGTCGTCTCGACGCGGGACGTCCTCGCATCGTCTCCTCTGCCGTCGTGTGCCTCGGGCGGTCGTGCCGCCTTCAGCGCTCGCGGCTCGCTTATTACTGGATGCATTGTGCCTTCTGTCTGCTCAACCAGGGGgcgtggcgtgtgtgggtcGTTGGCGGCGTTGCGCGTTGCCGACTGCTTCTTCTCCGCCCTTGTGTTCTGGGTCTTCGTCAGGATCGACTACAGCTTGCGACATGAACGACCTGCCTCGCTGGCCGCGGTACCGGCCGATCCGCGTGATCGGTCAGGGCGGCTTCGGCACGGTGTACCTCTGCGTGGACACGGAGTCCACCAGCGCCATGTATGAGCAGGAGGTGGCTGTCAAGGCTGTCTCGCTCGGCGCCCTTTCCGATGAAGAGGTGCTCATGGTCATGTCAgaggtgtcgctgctgaagaaTGTTGGCCACCCGAACATCATCACCTACTACGACTCGTTCCTGTACGATGATGATGAGTCGGCGCTGCCACGGAAGGGCGGTGCCGCGCTTGTTCCACAGGCTGATGGCGACGACATCGCTGCAGCTGGGCCAGGCTTTCGATCGCAGTGGCTCTGTCTTGTGACGGAGTACAtggacggcggcgacctTGCCGCCCTGCTGCGTCAGTACAGCGGTCAAGGGCTGAACAGCACCAAAGGTGTATGCGAGGCCACAAGTTTGAGGACAGTGgacacggccgccgcagtgcgCAAGCGGGGCAGGTCTGCAGCTGCTTTAACAGACGACGCGGCTGCATGGGCCAATCAAGGGGAGGCGAGTGAGGGAGATTGGGTAAGTCGCAGTCGACTacaccgccagcgcctcgcAACGACTCttcgcgccgcaccgcgccCACCAATGCCGACGTCTGCCACGGCAGTGACGAAGGCAGCCGTGATGCGGTGGGGTGGCCTCGACGCCTCCGTCGACCAGACATGGATGCCTGACGCCTCCGGGGCGGCGATGCCCACCACCCCGCTTGGAGCCACCGACTTCGAGGCCGCAGATGGGGCGACTCGTGGCAGTCGCAACGGCATCCGAATGCCCACTGCGGCTGCCAGTAATACCACCGTTGGCTCTGCTGCCACTGGCGCGTCGCACCTCGCCAGCGTAAGCGGCAAGACCACAGTTCCCGCTGCCGGCCTCGCCTCCAAGTCGCTCGAGCCCCAGCTCCCGCCTCTGCCGAATCAGCTGTGGGTCGAGTCCTTTCTCACCACGGATATTGCGAAACAGTGCCTCGACGCCTTGGCATACCTGCATGCCTTGTGCATCGTCCACCGCGACATCAAGCCGTCGAATATCTACCTCTCGAAGCGGGACGGCATCGTCAAGATTGGCGACTTCGGCGTGTCGAAACTGCTCCAGCCCGCAGAGCCCTTCACGACGACGTTTGTGGGGACCCCGTTTTACCTCTGCCCTGAGCTCTGCATGGGCGACCCCTACTCCTTTGGTGCCGATATTTGGGCGCTTGGTGTGGTTCTGTACGAGCTCTACTGCCTGAAACTTCCCTTCACCTCCGACAACGTTCTGGGGCAGATCTACGTCATCACGGAAGGCACATACGACACGGCCGCGCTGAGCACGCCACACGCCTTTGCAGAGCCCCAGCAGGCCGTGCTGGAGACGCTCTATGGACCATCCTTTCTCCATTCcgagcacctgctgcactCCCTTGTGATAAGCATGGTCGGTAAAATGCTTCAGGTTGATCCTGCAGAGCGGCCCTCAGCCGAGGAGCTTCTAACGGGCGTGttcggcgccggcagcacgtCACGGTGCGGCTCGAGCGCAGGTCTTCTTGCCTcggtggcgccgacgccggtgcACCGCCCTCCGTCCACCTGCGTGCTAGCCCGTGGCTCCGTCTCCACGCCTCCGCAGCGTGGTCCATTGTCGTCCGCTATCAAACCCGAGGGAGTagcggcggccacgtcgcAAGGGCCGCCCAACCGTTTAGGCCCGTCAGCGAGTGAGCAGCACGCACAGTGGGCCGGCAGCCTCGTCGTGGCTGCGTCCAGtacgctgcagcaggagcaaGGGGCATCTCACGTCTTCCTCACAGCTCCTGGGagtcgccgcggccgcgagaggagagacaaGGTGGTCAATGGCTTCACCGATGTGCACACCCCTCTCGCCGTCCGCGTGAAGACGTCTGTGGGGGACATACTGCAAGGCATGCCGTCCGCGCAGCGTGAGCGTCTCGGCAgccgtgcagcggcagaggagaggggtgaaAAGGAGGAGCTCTCGCGAGCCATGCCGTCTGCGGCATCGCCAAATTCGACGTCTTCTCCGGTGCTCTCTCATTCTACCGTGGAGGTCGGTGTGGGAAGCAACAGCGCCAGCCGACAAGCCGCGCTCTCGCCGAGCCTCGCAGGACTCGGGCGGGCAGAGGTGTTCGCGTTGCACGAGaagcacagcggcagtgccgtGGGTGCTgagccgccgtcgctcgaGCTTGCTGAGCACACGGCTCTGCAGCTTCTCCCTGCAGTGCCGTTCCCGCTGGAGCTGCTTTACAGCGGTCTCGCCAGCATCGGCGGCTCTGCCGTGAACAGCACAGGCGCGACTGGCGAGCAGCGTACAGTCGGAGACAAGGCATCGGTGAATTCTCCGCTAGGGGCGCAGGCCACGCAGCAAGCATCACCACTATTATCTATGTCGTCAGCTGACAGGCCGCCTGTTGGGTGCACCCACTgcggcgatgacgatgcGCTGGACCACCCCATCGGCTCGCAGACGCGCAGCGAGATCATGGCGCTGATGGAAAACATTCCATGGCTCAAGAATGCCGAAGTCTTTTCCGCCATTCCGCTCTCCGCCGGCTGTGACAACGTCATGCTGGTTGAGCGCGCGAATCGCAGCTCCGTGTCTGcaagcggcgacgacggtgcggTGAGCTCTGTCACCGACAACACAGCAGCCGGCGGCTCCgaggagagggcagagggtgctgcgccggcgtcgaAGGGTtcgcgcaccgcggcgcaccagcggcagtcgcagctgccgtcgccgttgcGGTCACCGCACAGCCCGGGAGCTGTCACGGAGGACATGCGGATGTCCTCGCGTCCCCTGCTGCCTGTATGTCGCGCCGGGGCCGTGCCTCCCACGGCCCCCCGCATCGAAGTGAAAACGGTCAGCGGCACGACCATCACCATGggaggcagccgccgccctcctaGCTCGCGATCCCCTTTTCAGCGAGGCGCCGCCGGAGCTGCGGACATggccgaggcggagagcaCACAGTCAGcgtcgcagcgccgcgtctcAGGCGGGCTCACTGCTGTGACTGGGCAGCCGCCGGGCACCCCAGCTGCCCCGCTCCGTCAACGTGTGTCGGTGACTGCTTTGTCCATGACAGCACTAACAAGCATGCCAACGCCGCCAGCCTCGCGGCCGGACAAGCCGCAGATGA
Above is a window of Leishmania mexicana MHOM/GT/2001/U1103 complete genome, chromosome 21 DNA encoding:
- a CDS encoding hypoxanthine-guanine phosphoribosyltransferase; this translates as MSNSAKSPSGPVGDEGQRNYPMSARTLVTQEQVWAATAKCAKRIAEDYKSFNLTADNPLYLLCVLKGSFIFTADLARFLADEGVPVKVEFICASSYGAGVETSGQVRMLLDVRDSVENRHILIVEDIVDSAITLQYLMRFMLAKKPASLKTVVLLDKPSGRKVEVLVDYPVITVPHAFVIGYGMDFAESYRELRDICVLKKEYYEKPESKV
- a CDS encoding xanthine phosphoribosyltransferase, which codes for MLPSHSCKGFVDAQGRVFVDGREYPMASGIVATEDVIQTRIKAMAHTIAKDYKLLGHRDVRLSPSTAAAAEAAEAPISYDNPLIIISVLKGSYIFTSDFIRYLGDCGLPHVVDFVRLASYNSGTKSTGQISMLAGLKFENLRGKHVLIVEDVCDSGRTLHFLRDYIMEKFQPKSIKTLVMVNKEPAARKVDFDPEYFCLAGPNKYIVGYGFEVNDRYRDLRHIFILRDGEATRYPNKL